In Idiomarina sp. PL1-037, a single genomic region encodes these proteins:
- a CDS encoding DUF3365 domain-containing protein, protein MSVSKLILKSFIIFIMAFSTSSSASDDETYQLAAKNLQQRLGKVLMGTIQNEGHVAAINVCNEQAPAIADAVSDELGVTVGRTALRVRNPGNEPNAEQERVLREFEQLWSQAKGKPPTASYVDENGHKVWMKAIVMQPQCAACHGSSVEPELKQAINERYPNDQATGFEVGEIRGAFVVKSKNQK, encoded by the coding sequence ATGTCAGTTAGTAAGCTTATTTTAAAGTCTTTTATTATTTTCATAATGGCTTTTTCTACAAGTAGCTCAGCGTCCGATGACGAAACTTATCAACTTGCAGCCAAAAATCTGCAACAAAGACTGGGTAAAGTACTAATGGGTACTATCCAGAATGAAGGTCATGTCGCTGCTATTAATGTCTGTAATGAACAAGCTCCGGCGATAGCCGATGCAGTTAGTGATGAGCTTGGCGTAACAGTTGGTCGAACAGCGCTGAGAGTTCGCAACCCAGGTAACGAGCCTAATGCAGAACAAGAGCGAGTGCTGAGAGAGTTTGAACAGCTCTGGAGCCAGGCTAAAGGTAAGCCACCGACCGCGAGCTATGTGGATGAGAATGGCCATAAAGTCTGGATGAAAGCCATTGTAATGCAACCACAATGCGCGGCTTGCCATGGTTCATCAGTTGAACCTGAGCTTAAGCAAGCAATTAACGAACGTTACCCAAATGACCAAGCTACGGGGTTCGAAGTCGGGGAAATTCGGGGTGCTTTTGTCGTTAAGTCAAAAAATCAAAAATAA
- a CDS encoding alkaline phosphatase D family protein, giving the protein MKQFNRRDFLKLFAATGAAVTVSTALQGCASIGKASERSSVRFDHGVASGNPTSNAILLWTRAVPENSAEQQVTLGWELASDENFSNIIRSGTATTSASRDYTVKVDVTQLSPNQRYYYRFLGKSNHSLTGKTQTLPESGLRPVKFAVFSCSNYPAGYFNPYSEAAKDDSIDAVIHLGDYIYEYGADGYATEGSKEIGRGLPDNNNTELFTLTDYRRRYALYRTDEGLQALHAHAPFIAVWDDHEISNDTWKNGAENHQEDEGSFIERRAAAVQAYYEWLPIRPPRGEANLTIYRDFKFGDLVDLIMLDTRIIGRDKQLNYDDYRDAESGQFNTKKFQQDMSSDRSIMGKKQLQWLVDKLNNSSARWQVLGQQLLMGKMNFPAAAFEAGDRSKVAPLLLQIAELKKRLQKGEELTPQQQAMVTQVTPYNLDAWDGYPIEREMLYRAAQKANKQLVVIAGDTHNAWHSELRSSDGAHIGVEFATSSVSSPGMEAYLSLDAKTAGQLAKALPTLIDDLKYTNLHQRGYMNLFASEDAVEAEWVFVDTIRSKDYRVVNTHKARYTGS; this is encoded by the coding sequence GTGAAGCAATTTAATCGACGTGACTTTTTAAAGCTATTTGCAGCAACGGGCGCAGCAGTCACCGTATCAACAGCATTACAGGGCTGTGCAAGTATTGGCAAAGCCAGTGAGCGCAGCTCCGTCAGGTTTGACCACGGCGTAGCCAGTGGCAACCCGACTTCTAACGCTATTTTGTTGTGGACTCGCGCCGTGCCGGAAAATAGCGCAGAACAACAAGTAACGCTGGGCTGGGAGCTGGCCTCAGATGAAAACTTTTCAAATATCATTCGCTCTGGAACGGCCACAACAAGCGCCAGTCGCGACTACACAGTCAAGGTCGACGTTACTCAATTATCGCCAAACCAACGCTACTACTACCGTTTTTTAGGTAAGAGCAACCACAGCCTTACCGGTAAGACACAAACGCTTCCTGAATCTGGCTTAAGACCAGTAAAGTTTGCGGTTTTTTCCTGCTCTAATTACCCAGCCGGTTACTTTAACCCATACTCCGAAGCGGCAAAGGACGACTCAATTGATGCAGTCATTCATTTAGGTGACTACATTTACGAGTATGGCGCAGACGGCTACGCCACCGAAGGTTCAAAAGAAATCGGCAGAGGTTTACCCGACAACAACAATACCGAACTCTTTACCCTGACTGACTACCGCCGCCGCTACGCGCTTTACCGCACCGACGAAGGGTTACAGGCACTGCACGCACACGCCCCTTTCATTGCCGTTTGGGATGACCATGAAATTAGCAATGACACCTGGAAAAACGGCGCAGAAAACCATCAGGAAGATGAAGGCAGCTTTATTGAAAGACGCGCAGCCGCGGTTCAGGCGTACTATGAATGGCTGCCTATTCGTCCGCCGCGGGGCGAAGCCAACCTCACTATTTATCGTGATTTCAAATTCGGTGACTTAGTTGATTTGATCATGCTGGATACCCGCATTATTGGACGTGACAAGCAACTGAATTACGATGATTACCGCGACGCAGAAAGCGGCCAGTTCAACACTAAAAAATTCCAGCAGGACATGTCTTCCGACCGCAGTATCATGGGCAAGAAGCAGTTACAGTGGCTAGTTGATAAACTGAATAACAGCTCAGCGCGCTGGCAAGTTTTGGGTCAACAACTGCTAATGGGGAAAATGAACTTTCCTGCAGCTGCGTTTGAAGCCGGTGACCGCAGTAAAGTCGCACCACTGTTGTTGCAAATAGCAGAGCTTAAGAAGCGCCTGCAGAAAGGCGAGGAGTTAACACCGCAGCAACAAGCGATGGTCACTCAGGTTACCCCTTATAATCTCGATGCATGGGACGGCTACCCTATTGAACGTGAAATGCTGTACCGGGCAGCGCAAAAAGCCAACAAACAACTGGTGGTTATTGCCGGTGACACTCACAACGCCTGGCACAGCGAACTGCGCAGTTCAGATGGTGCCCACATTGGCGTGGAATTTGCGACGTCTTCGGTCTCGTCTCCGGGAATGGAAGCTTATTTAAGCCTTGATGCAAAAACCGCAGGCCAGCTGGCCAAAGCACTGCCTACCCTTATTGACGATCTAAAATATACGAACCTGCATCAGCGCGGTTATATGAATCTGTTTGCATCCGAGGACGCGGTAGAAGCAGAGTGGGTGTTCGTGGACACGATTCGTAGCAAAGACTATCGGGTAGTGAATACACACAAAGCGCGTTATACGGGAAGCTAA
- a CDS encoding mechanosensitive ion channel family protein produces the protein MMELDYPQWFHDWASSQPWAYTISACVILAIAVWVSQLITQQILLRGVSRLLSQTKLGSDPGIGIRTIVHRLAQVVPALVLSAGIYLVPDLPDNVTTVIRNVSIAYLILTLARSFSAAMTSVNEIYSRQPDAHTKPIKGYLQIAKIVVYVVATILIIASLLDRSPVILLSGIGAMGAVAMLVFQDTILSLVASIQLSSNDMLRVGDWIEMPQLNADGDVIDVALHTVRVQNWDKTITSIPTKRLISESFKNWRGMQESGGRRIKRALYIDQNSIHFLSEEQKKKLKRFSLLNEYLAQKEKDISEWNSNLEQTGADPINGRQVTNIGTFRAYVKQYLISRPDVHKGLTLMVRQLNPGPQGLPIEIYCFSNDTAWEIYEGIQSDIFDHLFAILPQFDLQVFQETSGQDVRSAVQTLELKPKSGDE, from the coding sequence ATGATGGAACTGGATTACCCGCAGTGGTTTCATGATTGGGCGAGCTCACAACCCTGGGCTTATACCATTAGTGCGTGTGTTATCCTGGCAATTGCCGTTTGGGTATCCCAGCTCATAACTCAGCAAATTTTGCTGCGGGGTGTTTCCCGGCTTCTGTCACAGACAAAGCTAGGCAGTGACCCCGGAATTGGCATACGGACTATTGTTCACCGTTTAGCTCAGGTTGTTCCCGCTTTAGTGCTATCCGCCGGTATCTATCTGGTACCCGACCTGCCCGACAACGTTACTACCGTCATACGAAATGTCAGTATTGCTTACTTAATACTCACTCTGGCTCGTTCGTTTAGCGCAGCCATGACCAGCGTTAACGAAATATACAGCCGGCAGCCCGACGCGCATACAAAACCAATAAAGGGTTATCTGCAAATAGCGAAAATAGTAGTCTATGTGGTGGCGACCATTCTCATTATTGCCTCACTGCTGGACCGCTCTCCGGTTATTCTGCTGTCGGGAATTGGCGCCATGGGTGCAGTGGCTATGCTGGTATTTCAGGACACCATTTTATCATTAGTTGCCAGTATCCAGCTCTCATCTAATGACATGCTTCGTGTAGGTGATTGGATTGAGATGCCCCAGTTAAACGCTGACGGCGATGTCATTGATGTCGCACTGCATACGGTTCGGGTACAAAACTGGGATAAAACTATCACCAGCATCCCGACCAAACGCCTGATTTCCGAGTCGTTTAAAAACTGGCGGGGCATGCAGGAAAGCGGCGGTCGCCGCATAAAGCGAGCCTTGTATATTGACCAGAACAGCATTCATTTTTTGTCCGAGGAACAGAAGAAAAAGCTCAAACGCTTCTCGTTGCTAAATGAATACCTAGCGCAAAAAGAAAAAGATATTTCAGAGTGGAATTCAAACCTTGAGCAAACCGGAGCTGACCCGATTAATGGTCGTCAGGTCACTAATATTGGTACCTTTCGCGCCTACGTAAAGCAGTACCTCATTAGCAGACCAGACGTTCATAAAGGACTGACATTAATGGTGAGACAGTTGAATCCAGGCCCACAAGGCTTACCTATTGAAATCTACTGCTTTAGCAATGACACAGCATGGGAAATTTACGAAGGTATTCAGTCGGACATTTTTGATCACTTGTTTGCCATACTGCCACAGTTTGATTTACAGGTTTTTCAGGAAACCTCAGGGCAAGACGTGCGCTCAGCTGTACAAACACTAGAGCTTAAACCCAAAAGTGGTGATGAATAA
- a CDS encoding DUF962 domain-containing protein, translated as MKTIVDHLAQYAAYHRNRKNVMTHLVGIPLIVVGIISLLSRPALPLDYFLIAPANLVVLAAVIFYIRLDITLGLLMTILLWLSLSIGRDIAALPTSLWLSWSIGLFVIGWVFQFIGHYFEGRKPAFVDDIIGLAIGPLFVVAEVVFMLGFRKDLKAAVEQKL; from the coding sequence ATGAAAACCATCGTTGATCACCTGGCACAGTATGCGGCTTATCATCGGAACCGTAAGAATGTCATGACTCATCTTGTCGGTATTCCGCTGATTGTTGTCGGCATCATTAGTTTATTATCGCGGCCTGCGCTACCCTTGGACTACTTTTTGATTGCCCCTGCCAACTTAGTTGTTCTGGCAGCGGTTATTTTTTATATACGTCTGGATATCACATTAGGTTTGCTCATGACCATTTTGCTATGGCTGTCGCTGTCGATAGGCCGCGACATAGCCGCATTACCAACCAGCTTGTGGCTGAGCTGGAGCATTGGTCTATTTGTTATTGGCTGGGTGTTTCAATTTATCGGTCATTATTTTGAAGGACGCAAACCAGCTTTTGTTGATGATATTATAGGGTTAGCCATTGGCCCCTTATTCGTCGTAGCAGAGGTCGTATTTATGTTGGGCTTTAGAAAGGACTTAAAAGCAGCGGTGGAACAAAAATTATGA